The following proteins come from a genomic window of Theileria equi strain WA chromosome 2 map unlocalized gcontig_1105316255037, whole genome shotgun sequence:
- a CDS encoding signal peptide containing protein (encoded by transcript BEWA_040000A): MKGILVLHLICTLQTCSTAWYDFIKCCYRVDKCEDSNIKESESFVKETRTSIYNPISLDISCANSEELEIYECSYNYVTYGIYRTRFYNTIAEVKDGNKSLWKASDDEICMHAWTYSTYDRVLCRIGIMSNDSIIPGCFERINNNWKTIAYWSYFRKLGDMINSQNRGVRIDCVHSSNDLVHSVDFVTNGFIAKHLFPHPQYKVRSVYSNKVYVWESEEETERCIEMRLYTNMNVQFCSIYVERRGSNANIHFEKVGDEWKSIDYQRLKSTVGKGN, encoded by the coding sequence ATGAAGGGTATACTGGTGTTACACCTCATTTGCACGCTTCAAACTTGTAGCACCGCATGGTACGACTTTATAAAGTGCTGTTATCGTGTGGACAAATGTGAAGATTCAAACATTAAGGAATCTGAAAGTTTTGTAAAGGAGACCAGAACGAGCATATACAACCCAATTTCTCTAGACATCTCTTGCGCAAACAGCGAAGAGTTAGAGATATACGAATGTAGTTATAATTATGTCACGTATGGGATATACCGTACGCGGTTTTATAATACAATCGCTGAAGTGAAGGATGGTAATAAGTCCCTCTGGAAAGCGTCAGATGACgaaatttgcatgcatgCCTGGACATATTCTACATATGATAGAGTTTTATGCAGAATAGGTATAATGTCCAATGATTCCATTATTCCAGGATGCTTTGAAAGAATAAACAATAACTGGAAGACAATAGCATACTGGTCGTATTTCAGAAAGTTGGGGGATATGATAAACTCACAAAATAGAGGTGTTAGGATAGACTGCGTTCATAGTTCAAATGATCTAGTCCACTCTGTGGACTTTGTCACCAATGGATTCATTGCCAAACACTTATTTCCACACCCTCAGTACAAAGTCAGGAGTGTCTATTCTAACAAAGTTTACGTATGGGAATCggaagaagaaactgaAAGATGCATAGAAATGCGCCTTTACACCAATATGAATGTACAGTTCTGCTCGATATATGTTGAAAGGCGCGGTTCTAATGCGAATATTcactttgagaaagttggAGacgaatggaagagtatagaCTATCAAAGGTTGAAATCCACTGTTGGTAAAGGTAActaa
- a CDS encoding phosphatidylinositol 4-kinase family protein (encoded by transcript BEWA_040010A), producing the protein MRITTALLVLQIVLQPCAWSVNLDIAAIINPEFILESYPECTLIGRVYRAKNKLSVYKVLHRGGVLWTKEENEECINVQVFYRDKVPLFLHIVFARDNAFEDAYYVYGNKWEACTENAFREALEKERIQTLKIDSPNPLLDICYSYGNPVYDKIFTSKRRCKITRVEENGNTIWEAKEGEHLSHSRLLLENNRPKLLTVNYSNVVEFFELSYGLWQRIDGNKFKLKSQLIELKVRAGNSIIDINNIENGTDYISEYQCFNCSAILFTPKEDVNIIVDTDTIICKMSKNSKLIQVIVHREISSSLMSVKYEKHNEKIHACFVNVYGSWEKVTNNNPRIFKLFNHKTVKSVALNISDPHDSTCNIEYKGNPIYRKVFRPKEAHKVIKIISEKYSIWESEGIYHLLKAALYFNSDKMTLLYIKHTGGKVYYKFSNRIWKKIRSISFKNRNNMLKMKDTIKGVVKHGEKKVNFYNGTLLELYQNDYFDAHMHMYHLYHKKEPGVHEYLVNMLYTKRNNDEISFYLPQLCQLAITKYGKSSLHRFLLDRASGSMHFALQLSWFYQAVLDDQMSKHDRLSQKITQETEMAVVNCKLITPSNFVRTQTDAERLASPNLLDRRLFIKSLNRDVYTDVNSLLVPQMPNSLVHNTFTLSCPNSKVKLKGVHTRLGNPLNLETHPLFDCNDDVFLELQRLMMKQRRLNYFNLLNNFVSLSMEVSMLLTTEPKRDAREPLLRVFASALNEWMLLRRCTVAAYEESFSYTGLSIPLKSISHLNDKTAFQMLRIVENEIKVFFSRKRAPFVFYIEFANLDEDVEAAKEMDKGLTAKNFYVFNSIVQDLLNYEILTPTHIATIKDPLECIRYALGMLPPEKMTAYDDAVLARDEESAQSEIASNGGGNEDEDDKDDESDGELRRSSSCTQSFTTNKTMLNARTHSTSSKHRGLKDLTPEETRAVIWPETFETKRERIRKASPYGHLKSWQLCAFVIKGGDDLRQENMGHQILRLFSKIFRKAKLPLWLRPIDILVTGSSSGIMEFVHDTCSVDVIKRRFNAESIATVFEKLFADNIYEARKNFIESHAAYSLVSYLLHVKDKHNGNIMLDSKGHAIHIDYGYCLTNSPGNINFEATSFKLTNEYMDVIGGESSDNFAYFRTLVINGLLEARKHVDQIVLLVEMMTSASKMPCFVAGTMYTIEALKDRFMLNLSEETCRRKINEMIYASINNFRAVQYDNFQRLTNGIM; encoded by the exons ATGAGAATTACCACAGCGTTGTTAGTACTACAAATCGTACTGCAACCCTGTGCCTGGTCAGTGAATTTGGACATTGCTGCCATAATAAATCCTGAATTTATTCTGGAATCCTACCCGGAATGTACTTTAATTGGGCGTGTATATAGAGCAAAGAATAAGCTTTCAGTTTACAAGGTATTACATAGGGGAGGAGTCCTGTGGACCAAAGAAGAGAACGAGGAATGTATTAATGTACAAGTCTTTTACAGGGACAAAGTGcctctcttcctccacattGTATTCGCAAGAGATAATGCATTTGAGGATGCCTATTATGTCTACGGGAATAAATGGGAAGCATGTACGGAAAATGCATTCAGAGAGGCACTAGAAAAGGAGAGAATACAGACCTTGAAGATCGACTCTCCTAACCCATTATTGGATATTTGTTATAGTTATGGAAACCCAGTCTATGATAAAATCTTTACGTCAAAAAGAAGATGCAAAATAACAAGAGTGGAGGAGAATGGGAATACCATATGGGAGGCTAAAGAAGGGGAACACCTGTCACATTCTAGGCTGTTACTGGAGAATAATAGACCAAAACTCCTTACTGTTAACTATTCAAATGTTGTAGAATTTTTTGAACTCTCATACGGGTTGTGGCAAAGGATCGATGGgaataaatttaaattAAAATCACAACTAATAGAACTCAAGGTCAGAGCTGGAAACTCCATTATTGACATAAATAATATAGAAAATGGCACTGATTACATATCTGAATACCAATGTTTTAATTGTTCTGCAATACTATTCACTCCCAAAGAGGATGTCAATATCATAGTTGACACAGATACGAttatttgtaaaatgtcAAAGAATTCAAAGCTAATTCAAGTTATAGTCCATAGAGAAATATCATCTAGTTTAATGAGCGTAAAGTATGAAAAACACAATGAAAAAATTCATGCATGTTTTGTGAATGTTTATGGTTCGTGGGAGAAGGTAACAAATAATAATCCGAGAATATTTAAACTATTCAACCACAAGACCGTAAAAAGTGTAGCTTTAAATATTAGTGATCCACACGATAGCACATGCAATATAGAGTATAAAGGAAATCCAATTTACAGAAAGGTTTTCCGTCCCAAGGAGGCCCACAAAGTTATCAAGATTATTAGTGAGAAATATAGCATTTGGGAATCCGAGGgaatttatcatcttttaaAAGCTGCTTTATACTTTAATAGTGATAAAATGACATTGCTCTATATTAAACATACGGGTGGAAAAGtatattacaaattctCCAACAGGAtttggaagaagataagaaGTATAAGCTTTAAAAATAGGAATAATATGCTAAAAATGAAAGACACTATCAAAGGAGTAGTTAAACATGGTGAGAAGAAGGTAAATTTTTATAATGGCACTTTGTTAGAACTATACCAAAATGACTATTTTGATGCGCATATGCACATGTATCACTTGTATCATAAAAAGGAGCCGGGTGTTCACGAGTATCTCGTAAACATGCTATACACTAAGCGTAACAACGATGAAATATCGTTTTATTTGCCCCAACTATG CCAACTTGCAATAACAAAGTACGGAAAGTCCTCGTTACACAGATTCCTGCTCGATAGAGCTTCAGGATCTATGCACTTTGCTCTGCAGCTATCATGGTTTTACCAGGCTGTATTGGACGATCAAATGTCGA AACATGACCGGTTATCCCAAAAGATCACTCAGGAGACAGAGATGGCAGTGGTCAACTGTAAACTGATAACACCGTCAAACTTTGTGAGAACTCAGACTGATGCTGAAAGGTTAGCGTCCCCTAATCTACTGGACAGAAGACTCTTTATCAAGTCGTTGAACAGAGACGTATACACCGATGTGAACTCACTACTGGTTCCTCAAATGCCAAATTCTCTGGTTCACAACACATTCACTCTATCTTGTCCGAACTCCAAGGTTAAACTGAAGGGTGTGCACACTAGACTTGGTAATCCCCTGAATCTGGAAACACATCCTCTCTTTGACTGCAATGATGATGTGTTCCTGGAGTTGCAACGGCTGATGATGAAGCAAAGACGTCTCAACTATTTTAACCTGCTCAACAACTTTGTGAGTCTGAGTATGGAGGTGTCAATGTTGCTTACAACCGAGCCGAAGAGAGATGCCAGAGAACCCCTTTTGAGGGTCTTTGCCAGTGCtttgaatgaatggatgttACTGCGTAGATGTACTGTTGCAGCCTATGAAGAGAGCTTTTCCTACACTGGACTCTCTATCCCGCTAAAGTCCATAAGTCACCTGAATGACAAGACGGCGTTCCAGATGCTTCGCATAGTCGAAAATGAAATCAAGGTTTTCTTCTCCAGAAAGAGAGCTCCTTTTGTCTTTTACATTGAATTTGCCAACTTGGATGAAGACGTGGAGGCTGCCAAGGAGATGGATAAAGGCTTGACTGCAAAGAACTTTTACGTCTTTAACTCCATTGTACAAGACTTGCTAAACTATGAAATACTTACTCCAACACATATCGCAACAATTAAGGACCCTCTGGAGTGCATCCGCTATGCCCTGGGCATGCTGCCTCCGGAGAAGATGACAGCCTACGATGACGCTGTGCTGGCCAGAGACGAAGAAAGTGCGCAATCAGAAATTGCAAGTAATGGAGGCGGCAATGAGGATGAGGAcgataaagatgatgaaagtGACGGAGAGTTGAGACGAAGTTCCTCATGTACTCAGAGCTTTACGACCAACAAGACCATGCTCAACGCTAGAACCCACTCTACAAGCTCCAAACACCGTGGTCTCAAGGACCTTACTCCTGAGGAGACCAGGGCAGTCATATGGCCAGAGACGTTTGAGACGAAGAGGGAGCGTATTCGCAAGGCATCTCCGTATGGACACCTAAAGAGTTGGCAGTTGTGTGCCTTTGTTATCAAGGGTGGCGATGATTTACGCCAGGAGAACATGGGCCACCAGATTTTGAGACTCTTTTCCAAGATTTTCAGGAAGGCAAAACTGCCACTTTGGCTGCGTCCCATTGACATTCTGGTAACAGGTTCTAGCTCTGGCATCATGGAGTTTGTGCACGACACCTGCTCCGTCGATGTAATCAAGAGAAGGTTTAACGCAGAGTCGATAGCTACGGTGTTTGAGAAACTATTCGCAGACAACATTTACGAAGCCAGGAAGAACTTTATAGAGAGCCATGCGGCCTACTCTCTGGTTTCCTACCTGTTACATGTCAAGGACAAGCACAATGGAAACATCATGTTGGACTCCAAGGGACACGCCATCCACATTGACTACGGTTACTGTCTGACTAATTCACCAGGTAACATCAACTTTGAGGCGACTTCATTCAAACTCACAAACGAATACATGGACGTTATTGGCGGGGAGTCATCAGATAACTTTGCCTACTTTAGGACACTCGTTATAAACGGACTGTTGGAGGCGAGGAAGCACGTTGACCAGATTGTCTTGCTGGTTGAGATGATGACGTCGGCTAGTAAGATGCCATGTTTTGTTGCTGGGACAATGTACACCATAGAAGCCCTCAAGGACAGATTTATGCTGAACCTATCGGAAGAAACATGCAGGAGGAAGATCAACGAAATGATCTATGCGTCCATCAACAACTTTAGAGCCGTACAATATGATAACTTCCAACGTCTAACCAATGGCATAATGTAG
- a CDS encoding hypothetical protein (encoded by transcript BEWA_040020A) — MANAGNGVVIDIDKWESYKDNSGSTAIDISVTRIDGSTYTYKVPDGYTEFEHSIKPEGSNQRSFTILAVKYGNYGNISSIQKTPKVTSLSVYYWTHSPGKTNPLLIKFVKADSSTELVWYENKSTKDESNTNWKKIESPLDISNLSTQAGLESKLDIINCEMNNVVQIDIGRTAEVPYCHSEQAQKRIKITHEKSQSFEGLTAYVHSTNMDKYSEDSTFTISDFTNGITQTGFDTPIYHVTKVVAFLHGNSPLLVYILPQKDWYRRNSSLENQKAWGKVEKLKDMDPSNQNDDICKILETLGILRGVCSKSENKGTMVTEGTIDYLHASTNGHPQGQNIVGYGTDGYSSPSRASTSGPGGTYSGHTQSTVGVGSSNGTSSSTSGAITPTSDSKNPSKSLKKDEGMGYLYLLLLLPTCVLFCLVIYLAFSRFCVRMT; from the coding sequence GCAGGTAATGGAGTCGTAATTGATATTGATAAGTGGGAGAGTTATAAGGATAATTCAGGGTCGACGGCTATTGATATCTCGGTAACGAGAATAGATGGTAGTACATACACATACAAGGTTCCAGACGGATACACCGAGTTTGAGCACTCCATAAAGCCAGAGGGAAGTAATCAAAGATCCTTTACTATTTTGGCagtaaaatatggaaattATGGAAATATCTCTTCCATACAGAAGACTCCCAAAGTAACCAGCTTATCcgtctactactggacgCATAGTCCTGGAAAGACCAATCCCCTTTTAATCAAGTTTGTGAAGGCAGATTCTTCAACCGAACTTGTTTGGTATGAGAACAAGAGTACTAAAGATGAGAGTAATACCaactggaagaagattgaAAGCCCCTTAGATATAAGTAACCTTTCTACACAAGCAGGTTTAGAATCTAAACTGGATATCATAAACTGTGAGATGAACAACGTGGTTCAGATAGATATTGGAAGAACTGCTGAGGTTCCTTATTGCCACAGTGAACAGGCAcaaaagagaataaaaattACACATGAGAAAAGTCAAAGTTTTGAAGGGTTAACTGCTTATGTACATTCAACAAACATGGACAAATACTcagaagattctacatttacaatttcTGATTTTACAAACGGCATTACACAAACTGGGTTTGATACACCAATCTATCATGTTACTAAAGTTGTGGCATTCTTGCACGGCAACAGTCCATTATTGGTTTATATTCTCCCTCAAAAGGACTGGTACAGAAGAAATTCTTCCCTTGAAAACCAAAAGGCCTGGGGAAAGGTGGAGAAACTAAAAGACATGGATCCTAGTAACCAGAACGAtgatatttgtaaaatacttGAAACGCTTGGTATACTAAGAGGTGTATGCTCTAAAAGTGAGAATAAAGGGACAATGGTAACGGAAGGTACTATAGACTATTTGCATGCAAGCACAAATGGACATCCCCAGGGCCAAAATATCGTAGGTTACGGAACAGATGGATATTCGTCTCCTTCGCGAGCTTCAACCTCTGGGCCCGGAGGAACTTATAGTGGACATACACAGTCTACGGTGGGAGTGGGTAGTAGTAATGGAACATCAAGCAGTACCTCAGGAGCAATTACTCCGACAAGCGACTCTAAAAATCCCAGTAAATCCCTTAAAAAGGACGAAGGTATGGGATATCTTTACCTATTACTCCTACTTCCAACGTGTGTTCTATTTTGTTTAGTCATTTATTTGGCCTTTTCACGTTTTTGTGTAAGGATGACTTGA